The sequence GTCTCCCTCGTCTGGAATATGTCACttgtaaaataataaaataaagagaaATCTGCTGTTGTGTCCTTCAGGGAGCCGGCATTGGCAGAGGCCATCAATTTCACTGTTTACATCAAGAATGCCATCCATTTCCCCAAATTTAAAGTGCTGAGGTATGAACCccctcaccaacacacacacacacacacacacacacacacacacacacacacacacacacacacacacacacacacacacacacacacacacacacacacacacacacacacacacacacagcagtaaagGGTAAAGGGAACTGTTTCCCTGTTAATATGCAGCCTCAACTGTTTCTGCAAGCAATTCTCTCTTATCTCTTTCGCAGAGGAAACATCAAACCAAACAAACGAAATGGGCAGAAATATCTGAATAAGTGTCATTACAATGAGAAGAAACACCCCTACTGCCCCATCTTCCGGCTGGGCTACATCGCAGAACAGGCCAGGGAGAAGTTCAGCGAGCTCTGCAGGACTGTACGTTTACACCCGCAATCTACATCCAGACAGTGACACTGTATATCCCATTTTACAAATCATATTAAGCATAGAGAACCCTTGTTATTCGGGGCTCACATGAACGACAGAACACATGATCTAGGTCTAACGTCtctgacaatgtgtgtgtgtgtgtgtgtgtgatgtttcaAAATCAGACGGTGTTCATAGCTCATGGAAATAAGTAGCTAAATAGATAATGGCAATCAAAACTAATAGAAACAATCCACATTAAGGAGGAACGAGAAGATGTGTTGGATAGAGCAGCAATAATGGTTCAGTTAGATAGCTCATCAATTGTGTCCTGTCAGGGGGGAGTGATTGGAGTGTTCATCAACTGGAAGTGTGACCTTGATCTGGACCCCTCAGAGTGTACCCCCACGTACTCCTTCCGTCGCCTGGATCTTCGGAAGAACCTGCCCAGCTCTGGCTACAACTTCAGGTGAGCCTCTTCAGAGCATCTTGTGAAcgcctgggtcgtattcattagtgcacactatAGCAAAATGTTTCGCAACATAAACCAGGAAACGTGTGTTTCTTATTCGTcaggttggtttctctctgttTTAGTCCGGTTTCTTCGGTTTGGTGCCCAGTGCATACGATCATGTCTTTACTATTGCCTTCTCATTGACATGACCTGCTGTAACATTTAAGACTATCTCTGCTGTAACTTGGTTATGAAGAGGCATACAGGTCTTGACTTATAATATGGTGTAGGTTTGCCAAGTATTACAGTAAGGACGGAGAAGAGTTCCGGACACTTATCAAGGCCTTCGGGATTCGTCTGGACGTCATAGTTCATGGACATGTAAGAAGTTCCTCCTTCAACATCCTTCAATTACCCAATAACCAGTTGTTAAGAACGATTACTCAGTGACATAAAGCGATACGGACTCTGTCAATCTCATTTTCTGCAATAATTCCTCTCCAGGCTGGACGATTCAGCATCATCCCAACTATCATCAACACAGTGACAGCCATGACATCTGTTGGAATAGTGAGTTTGATTCTCAGCACTGTCGTGGTATGTGTTGATGTAGTCTGTTTGTACCAGTTTCCCTTAAATGGTTGTGTCATCTCCTAGTTATTCATTGATATATTACTTTTATTCATTCCAGTGTTCCATTATCTGTGACTGGATCATGCTCACTTTCATTGACAAGAACGACATCTACAGTGACAGAAAGTTTGATGACGTAAGAAAATAACAATTTGATTCCATACATTCACGATCATATTTTCTTTTGTTAACCATTTTCTGCTGTAGCACTTATCATTGCACACCCAGTTAGGTAATGTAGTTCCCAAAGAATATAGTAGTGTGTAAAAGTATGTGTATTGTGTAAAAGTATTCATATAATATTGTAATAGTTCAGCCGTAGTCCCTACCTGTGTGTTAGCATTGTTCTAGCAGAGTTTCCTGAATTCGGTCCTGGGGGCCCatcctgggtgcacgttttggttttttccctagcactacacagctgattcaaataaccaactcatcatcaagctttgattatttgaatggtgtagtgctagggcaaaaaccaaaacgtgcacccaggatgggcccccaggaccgagtttgggaaaccctggtctaaagtaatgtTATGCTATTCTGACTGTATATTTCTTCAGGACAGTAAAGTGCCCAGCCCCAGCCAGCTCCTCACAGTTCCCACAGAATTCACCATCAGCTATGGCTCCAACCACTCAGACCTGTCAGAGGGAGTGGCCCTGTGATGTCCTGCCGCTACAGTGCTCTTTGGCCACATGCATGGAGGATGCTATTCCTCAGACACCTGACTgttggacggacagacagacagacagacaggacggcCTTTCACCCAATCGGTCTCAGACGTCCGCAGAGAGGCCTCTGATGGGTCAACCAATTCCGTCTCTGCGGAATTTAACTGAAAGACAGCCAAGACGTGATGGGTTAGTGTCAATTCCATGTCAATTCCTGTTGGTTCAGGAATTGAATTATACACCAATAAATTCCATGTCCAATTGACAGGGACTGAAATTATACTGTTATACCCAATCTCAAATGATTGCAAATTGTTTGAATTGAACACAAGAAAAATAAACCAAATAGCAATCAGCTAAACATGTTGGAGTACATTTTTACTGAGAACCCTCTTTCCACAGTCTAACCCGAACCAGGTCAATAACTGTATACTGTAATCTATATATGCTAACATAACAATAAATGTCTAACCAACTGGTAATGTGATCTTTGCCAGTCAATCATTTACATGTCAGATTGGAAGGAATAAAGAAAACATGATTTTTCTGGTTTGAAAACACAGAACTATGCATTTCAAAAGGCTGACCattttagtatatatatatatatatacacacacacacacacacacacacacacacacacacacacacacacacactatacatacacatacatatatatagataCATAGACACATCTTTTTTAAATACATTATCCTTTATTATTTCCCACAAAacttaccacccctcccctaattggagtaaactaataaacaagaacacttaggcttctacttccaacttatacatactgtataccttttacggacacaatctattttacaatagttatatttgtttgtttttagtcctggccTTCCACTAACCTGCACCTCTCTTATCTATTTCTggtgtccatccagtttgatttttGATTTGCCATACATTTTTAACTgttatttcacaaaagttctgaacctatatacattttacagacacagcatattttacattagttatttgTTCTTATTAGTCCCactcttcagctccattcaactcctcccatctctctcttaattaacaccatccatattgggtttctatttgccatatatttttcaactgtactgtgatgcttcacaaaggttctgaacctttctattctcatagtttctacagattgtaaattaaagacaaACATTATTGCTAAAAGTGTTATTATAATATTGATCGATTgtctatgacttttcaaataacccAGCAGTGCTGTCTGCagcgttagctccaggtaaatgatGCAATTAATCATGACTTTTAATAATTGGATCAATCAAAAAAGATGACTATGCAAAACACAGTATACTATATTCAGGGAGACAATATTCTCTGGGACTCATATTGCCTCCTTCAGTGTTCATGTAGATTACTGATGCTGAGCATATACGGGAATAAAAAGGCACACAGGTCCAAGAGGAGAGCTACACTCAGAGAGAGTAATCAAATAATGATTACATTTCCCACAAAATGGTTTCTATAACAAGATTGTGGGACATCCATCTGGACTCGTCGAGAGTAATAGAAACATCGATAGTGAAAAGGACTGACGTCTGAGGTCTAATGGACCAGTGTCTTACGCAGTAGATGGATTGCTGTTGACAGCCACAATGACACTTTGGAACTAGGTGATACGAACACACAAAGTCAGATATCATGGACGCAACAAGAAAAATCAAGGCAATGCTATTAATGCTGTTTTAATAAAGAGTTctatatttatttcattttggAACATTCAAAGTAGATACCCTTCTCCATTCAATTGCATTGGCATTTTTTTCGCTTGCAGCATGTCATAGGAAAACAAAGCGTAAAAAGTGAAATTGTAAATATCTTGAGCTCCGTACTTCACTCCATCGTTTAAAACGAACTGTCGGTCGGCAGGGAACCAACCCAATGCAACCAATCTAATTGTGAGACTCAGCTCCAGTCTAGA comes from Salmo salar chromosome ssa20, Ssal_v3.1, whole genome shotgun sequence and encodes:
- the LOC106580269 gene encoding P2X purinoceptor 2 translates to MGLLEFIKDYFLGFWDYETPKVMVVKNQKLGVIYRGVQFLVITYFIWYVFISQKAYQDSETRPESSVYTKMKGTALQGDHILDMVEYVRPSEGGDVISTILRREVTHNQRQGTCAEHFTVPRANCSKDADCISGEVNFDGNGQRTGRCVPYYNQTFKTCEIQTWCPIEDYAAIWEPALAEAINFTVYIKNAIHFPKFKVLRGNIKPNKRNGQKYLNKCHYNEKKHPYCPIFRLGYIAEQAREKFSELCRTGGVIGVFINWKCDLDLDPSECTPTYSFRRLDLRKNLPSSGYNFRFAKYYSKDGEEFRTLIKAFGIRLDVIVHGHAGRFSIIPTIINTVTAMTSVGICSIICDWIMLTFIDKNDIYSDRKFDDDSKVPSPSQLLTVPTEFTISYGSNHSDLSEGVAL